Within the Vagococcus carniphilus genome, the region GCATAATCTCACTAACAATCGATACACCAGAAACACCACTACCACTAAAAGATAAAATGTTCTCTTCTTTAATACCACCAATGGCTACTACTGGTGACTTCACTTCATCTACTATTTGTTTTAACTCTTCCATAGAAGTTAGTTTTGTTTGAACTTTAGTAGTTGTCGGATAAATAGCGCCTACACCTAAATAATCAGCTCCTTCAAATTTAGCCTCAATACCTCTTATTACGGTCTTAGCAGAGACTCCAAGAATTTTATCAGGGCCAATTAGTTCCCTTGTTTTCCAAACAGGAAGCTCGTCATCTCCAATATGAACACCATCAGCATCAATCGCTAGACAAATATCCACACGATCATTAATGATTAAAGGAACGCTATAAGAATCCGTTATTTTTTTAACTTTTAAAGCTAATTCATAGAACTCATTAGTCGATGCTTCTTTTTCTCTTAGTTGAAGCATCGTGATACCACCTTCACAGGCTTCTAAAACAATGTCTAAAAATCTATCATCAGACAAATTGTCTCTATTGGTTACTAAATATAAAGCTAATGCCTCTTCAATCATATCCTTTCTCCTTTTACTTGTTGCCACCAGTCATCTTTTTTATAAAGACGTGATAGTTCATTAAATAATTCATGTCTAAAATCAGCCATGCCTAATGGTTTTTTGCAATGAGTTAAAGCTGATTCTCCGCAGAGATTAAAATAGCTAACAGCCCCAACCAAACTCATTTCACTCTCTATTCCTTGACCTAATAGTGAAGCTATTAAAGCGCCAACTATATCTCCTGTTCCTGTCATTTGATCTAATTCAGCTACACCATTTTTCAAATAATAACTGGTATGAGGTGTAACGATAATATCAGTTTCTCCTGTTGCTAAAAATGACGTTGCCGGATATTGCTGCGTCCATTTTTTTAATGTTTCACTTAACTCTTGTAATGAGGCTTTTTCTTGATCAGAAGAGTCTCCATCTACTCCTCTACCTGAACTTTTCAAGCCACAAAGGTTTCTCATCTCTGACGTGTTTCCTTTAACCACCGTTGGCTTATTCTCTAAAAGGGTTAAAGCTAGTTTTTTTCTAAGACTTGAAGCAGATACACCCACTACATCAATCACAGTCGGTTTATTTGTATGGAGTGCCTCTTGGCTAGCAGCCAGTAATTGCTCTTGTCTATTAATAGATAAGTGACCTAAGTTCAAAAGTAAGCCATCTGTTTGTTCGAATAATTCTTTAAATTCTCTTTCGTCAACTGCCATAATCGGCTTACTATTAACATAAAGTAAAGCATTTGCCATGCTCTCACACGTTACCTCATTGGTGATGCAGTGAACCAATGGTGACTTTTTAAAAAAATTATTTGCTTGTTTATTCATTAATAGGTCTTTTTGACTCGTAACCATCTAGTTCCTCTCCTTTAAAAAGAGTTTGAATTCTTTTAAATTTTGTTATTTTTTCTAATTTCATGAAACCCAAGTAGCCAATCAATGAACCTGAAATGGCACCTCCAAAAAAACGCGGCGTATAAATAAACCAGTACATATTTGTAGCACTTCCCGTAAACCAAACCATCACCGGGTAAGAAAGGAGAGAGCCTATCAGACCTGTTCCAATAATCTCACCAAGCATTGCCACATAAATATTTTTAGAATACTTATAGCCTATTCCTGCCAAAAACGCTCCAAAAACAGCCCCTGTTAACGCAAGTGGGGGAACACCTAATAACAGCATTCTTAGTAGTCCGCAGGTCAGTGCCATTATGGTTCCGTAAAAGGGACCCATCAACGTCACGCCTATGATATTCATGACACTAGACATTGGTGCCATTCCTTCGATTCGAAATAAAGGTGACAAGACCACATCAAGCGCAACCATGAGAGACAAAATAATTAGTTTTTGTAATTTAGTATTTGCTTGTGGCATCTAGATCACCTTCAGGCCAAGTTTGTAAAGTATACGCCATCTCCCAGAATAAATATTCCATCCGAGAACTAATCACAAAAGCTTGAATCATTTGCTTTTGCTCTATTTCATCAGCTTTTTCAAATAAACGGTTCAATACATCACATTGATGAGCAACTTCGCTAGCTGACTCTTCTCCTGAATAAGTTTCAATCCAACGTTGATATAAAGAATCTGGAGAACCTGTTTTAATCAGTTCTGTTCCTATTTCTTGATATAACCAAGCACAAGGTAATAAGCCCGCCACAGCACTGTTTAAAGTACCATCTGATAGCTGGCGATACATATGAGAAACATAGTTATAAGCAGTTGGGGCAATTGGGGTCGTCTTGATTTCTTCTTCTGTGATATTTAACTCTTTAAAGAAACCATCTCGAATAGCGATTTCTCCTTCTGCTAAATGCTTCGCTCCTAGCATCAACATCTCTTTTACTTCTTCATCTTCTATTTTTTCAGCAATCAATAGATGGATTTGGCTAAAATGTTCTAAGTAATAACGGTCTTGAAGTAAATAATAACGAAATTCTTTTTCTCCTAACGTTCCTTCTTGTAATCCTTTGACAAAAGGATGAGTAAAACTTCCTTCCCAATGTGGTATTGTTAAAGCTCTTGCTTGTTTTGTAAACATGTCATTTCCTCCTAAATAGTAATAAACATTAATGTATTTCCAATGATAAAAATCATAGCTGAGGCCAGTATGTAACGTTTTGGTGTAACGTATTCTTTTGAAGGTTTTCTTTTAACATTATCCTCGTATCCTCTTGATTTGATTGCCTCTGTATAGTGATTACGCCAATTAAAAGCAACAAAAATAGTCTTTAAATAAAGTAAAGGTGAAAAGACTGTGAGACGTTTTCCTCTTAAGAGGCTGGCATTTTTTAAATCCTGTATTTCATTTTTGATTTCTGGTACAGCATTTAAAACAACTAAAATACCGTAAATAAAACTAGTTGGCACTTTTTTTTGCTCAAGGATTAAAAGCAGTTCTTCTAATTCAATTCCAAAGGCAAACATCATCCCTAATGCTGCAAAAGCAAAGGTTCGACTAAACAAAAGCCACGCATCAGCACTCCCTGAGCCATGTACCATAACAGACCAATAGGTGGAGACAGCAGGTATTAAAGGTAGTAAAAACAACCCAATTAGCCCTATCCATTTTTTTCTTTTTATTAAATAAAACAACGTTAAAAGAACTATAAAAGCATTTAACAAAAGAGATTTCGTAAATGAAATTTCTAAAGTAAATAAAAAAATAAGAGCTGTTAAATTAAGCGTATTGGTTTTGATAAGATTCACGGAAAGCTCCTTTCCACTCCAAACTCTCTTGTGTATCATGGAGTTCTTGATTAGCTAAAATCACATGATGATCACTATTTCCAGAAAGTGGTGCTAATCGGTGGGAAACAATTACAAAATGTTGTTCTTTTTCCTTCATCCAATCCATAAAAATCTGACAAGCTTTTTCATCAAGGCCTGTAAAAGGTTCGTCTAATAGTAAAAGTTCTTTTTCTAAGCTCAACATAGCAGTTAATTGAATCATTTTTTTCTGACCTTCACTTAAATGAAATAAGCTTCCCTTTAACTTATCTATTAAACCTAAAGATTCGAGTACTTCTCTTTGTTTTAATTGTTGCTCCTCATTCAACTTCACATTAAATGTCAGTTCCTCTTCTGGCGTCAAACAAACAAACTGTTGTGAAGCATCTTGAACGGCCATTGTCATTTTTTGATACCATTTTCTTCGACTTCGTATCCGCTCATTTTGATAATACATCTTTCCTCGATATTTCTTTTGTTGAGCCATCGCTTTTAATAAAGTTGATTTACCTGTCCCGTTATCTCCAGTTAAAGTTGTAATACCTTCAAAAAAAGAGAAGTCTGTTGGTCTTAATAATTCTCTTTGACCTTGAGAATATCCTACATCTTTTAAGGTCAGTAAACTGGTCTTACTTGTCACGTGTTTAGAGAGTATCGGATCTGGTAGTTTGTTTAAGATGCTCAGAGGTTCTTCTACTAAGCCTACCTGTGTCAAAGTAACCACTTTATCTACTCTGTTTTGATAATTTGCCAAGTCATGGTCACATAGTAAAATGGTCTTTCCTTTATTCTTAAGTTTTACTAGTAGTTGGATTAACTCATCTCGTGACTTAGGATCAACACTTGCGAAAGGTTCATCTAGTAACAAAATAGGGGTATCCATTGCCAGTAAAACAGCTAAAGA harbors:
- the thiW gene encoding energy coupling factor transporter S component ThiW codes for the protein MPQANTKLQKLIILSLMVALDVVLSPLFRIEGMAPMSSVMNIIGVTLMGPFYGTIMALTCGLLRMLLLGVPPLALTGAVFGAFLAGIGYKYSKNIYVAMLGEIIGTGLIGSLLSYPVMVWFTGSATNMYWFIYTPRFFGGAISGSLIGYLGFMKLEKITKFKRIQTLFKGEELDGYESKRPINE
- the tenA gene encoding thiaminase II, whose translation is MFTKQARALTIPHWEGSFTHPFVKGLQEGTLGEKEFRYYLLQDRYYLEHFSQIHLLIAEKIEDEEVKEMLMLGAKHLAEGEIAIRDGFFKELNITEEEIKTTPIAPTAYNYVSHMYRQLSDGTLNSAVAGLLPCAWLYQEIGTELIKTGSPDSLYQRWIETYSGEESASEVAHQCDVLNRLFEKADEIEQKQMIQAFVISSRMEYLFWEMAYTLQTWPEGDLDATSKY
- the thiE gene encoding thiamine phosphate synthase: MEEALALYLVTNRDNLSDDRFLDIVLEACEGGITMLQLREKEASTNEFYELALKVKKITDSYSVPLIINDRVDICLAIDADGVHIGDDELPVWKTRELIGPDKILGVSAKTVIRGIEAKFEGADYLGVGAIYPTTTKVQTKLTSMEELKQIVDEVKSPVVAIGGIKEENILSFSGSGVSGVSIVSEIMQAKEVPTKVLKLKELVEKMKMKDVVSYDN
- a CDS encoding hydroxyethylthiazole kinase, translating into MNKQANNFFKKSPLVHCITNEVTCESMANALLYVNSKPIMAVDEREFKELFEQTDGLLLNLGHLSINRQEQLLAASQEALHTNKPTVIDVVGVSASSLRKKLALTLLENKPTVVKGNTSEMRNLCGLKSSGRGVDGDSSDQEKASLQELSETLKKWTQQYPATSFLATGETDIIVTPHTSYYLKNGVAELDQMTGTGDIVGALIASLLGQGIESEMSLVGAVSYFNLCGESALTHCKKPLGMADFRHELFNELSRLYKKDDWWQQVKGERI
- a CDS encoding CbiQ family ECF transporter T component — encoded protein: MNLIKTNTLNLTALIFLFTLEISFTKSLLLNAFIVLLTLFYLIKRKKWIGLIGLFLLPLIPAVSTYWSVMVHGSGSADAWLLFSRTFAFAALGMMFAFGIELEELLLILEQKKVPTSFIYGILVVLNAVPEIKNEIQDLKNASLLRGKRLTVFSPLLYLKTIFVAFNWRNHYTEAIKSRGYEDNVKRKPSKEYVTPKRYILASAMIFIIGNTLMFITI
- a CDS encoding ABC transporter ATP-binding protein yields the protein MRPIVLDQVSFKRNETIIFKHLDYEFSEGTFTLLRGDSGSGKSTLLKLIAGFAELPYEGDALVLGKNQKDLPVLERASKVGMVFQNPNQQFTMGTLRREITFALENLLIGFDGIQERIQEAAQLTQTNHLLDRELSSLSGGEKQRASLAVLLAMDTPILLLDEPFASVDPKSRDELIQLLVKLKNKGKTILLCDHDLANYQNRVDKVVTLTQVGLVEEPLSILNKLPDPILSKHVTSKTSLLTLKDVGYSQGQRELLRPTDFSFFEGITTLTGDNGTGKSTLLKAMAQQKKYRGKMYYQNERIRSRRKWYQKMTMAVQDASQQFVCLTPEEELTFNVKLNEEQQLKQREVLESLGLIDKLKGSLFHLSEGQKKMIQLTAMLSLEKELLLLDEPFTGLDEKACQIFMDWMKEKEQHFVIVSHRLAPLSGNSDHHVILANQELHDTQESLEWKGAFRESYQNQYA